From Desulfosoma caldarium, the proteins below share one genomic window:
- a CDS encoding molecular chaperone TorD family protein codes for MPPQASWHLSRETDQGEAAERAVEFHERTGWVWREAEFREPFDHLAVALEILEMVCQAAAEREAHRDQEN; via the coding sequence GTGCCCCCTCAGGCATCTTGGCATCTGAGCCGCGAGACCGATCAAGGGGAAGCCGCGGAAAGGGCCGTGGAGTTTCATGAGCGAACGGGTTGGGTGTGGCGGGAAGCGGAGTTTCGAGAACCCTTCGATCATCTGGCCGTGGCATTGGAAATTCTGGAGATGGTGTGTCAGGCCGCGGCGGAACGCGAGGCCCATCGTGATCAAGAAAATTAG
- a CDS encoding ABC transporter substrate-binding protein, protein MKRWHGMWFLCVVAVLGLVMAPAIGQASNPIKVGFVYIMSGPFATYGQFAKQGAEMAVEEINAAGGIMGRPVEAIFEDSTGKPDVAVRVIRRLVYQEGVACVIGLDSSGVANTVVPLMPELKTPLIVTHAATPDVTGNLCNRYTFRISVSLDQNVKAAALVASETKAKVWTTVGPDYAFGHQSWEYFQKYLKALRPDVSFMPSDQTAFAPIKTTDFSAYITKIMQAKPEGVLISLWGGNLIDFVRQASEMGFFKGNWEVLMTLGGATEVLYALGDKMPEGLWVGTRYWFLANDTPQNVAFRDNYKKRYGQFPSYNAHGAYAALYALKAAAEKAKSVDKEAIIEALEGLTLELPVGTVTLRPGDHQALTNATWGKTASDPNYPLRILKPIRIFPAQTVTPPLEETGCRMK, encoded by the coding sequence ATGAAAAGGTGGCATGGAATGTGGTTCTTGTGTGTGGTGGCAGTTTTGGGACTGGTTATGGCACCGGCCATAGGACAGGCGTCGAATCCCATCAAGGTGGGATTTGTCTACATCATGTCCGGACCGTTTGCCACCTACGGCCAGTTCGCTAAACAGGGAGCCGAGATGGCCGTGGAAGAGATCAATGCCGCCGGGGGTATTATGGGGCGTCCGGTGGAAGCCATCTTTGAGGACTCCACGGGAAAACCCGACGTGGCGGTGCGAGTTATCCGCAGACTTGTGTACCAGGAGGGGGTGGCGTGTGTGATAGGCCTTGATTCCAGCGGTGTGGCCAACACGGTCGTGCCGCTCATGCCCGAGCTGAAGACGCCGCTTATAGTAACCCACGCCGCCACACCGGATGTGACGGGAAACTTGTGTAACAGGTACACCTTTCGTATTTCCGTAAGCCTGGATCAAAACGTGAAAGCTGCAGCTCTGGTGGCGTCTGAGACCAAGGCCAAGGTGTGGACCACGGTGGGACCAGACTATGCCTTTGGCCATCAATCCTGGGAATATTTTCAGAAGTACTTGAAGGCGCTCCGTCCTGACGTGAGCTTTATGCCCTCAGATCAGACCGCCTTCGCCCCGATAAAGACCACCGATTTCAGTGCCTACATCACCAAGATCATGCAAGCCAAGCCCGAAGGTGTGCTCATTTCCCTCTGGGGCGGCAACCTGATCGACTTTGTTCGACAAGCCTCCGAGATGGGCTTTTTCAAGGGGAACTGGGAGGTGCTCATGACCCTTGGGGGCGCCACCGAAGTCCTCTATGCCTTGGGGGACAAAATGCCCGAAGGCTTGTGGGTAGGAACCCGCTACTGGTTCCTGGCCAACGACACGCCGCAAAACGTAGCCTTTCGCGACAACTACAAGAAACGCTACGGGCAGTTCCCTTCCTACAATGCCCATGGAGCTTATGCGGCACTGTATGCCTTAAAAGCTGCGGCGGAAAAGGCTAAGTCGGTAGACAAGGAAGCGATCATCGAAGCCTTGGAGGGGCTGACACTGGAGCTTCCCGTGGGTACTGTGACCTTGAGGCCCGGGGATCATCAGGCCCTGACCAACGCCACATGGGGGAAAACGGCTTCGGATCCCAACTATCCTCTTCGCATCTTGAAGCCCATTCGAATCTTTCCGGCACAGACCGTCACGCCACCTTTGGAGGAAACGGGCTGCCGCATGAAGTAA
- a CDS encoding carbon-nitrogen hydrolase family protein: protein MDGTLTVALAQVEGSTDPERNLETAHRYAEVAVQRGAHLLVFPEMFMGLPGSGRPPMHFVRQIGAEFFTQLGAVAKAWGIAMAAGGWEASPDPQLAYNTAVVLSPHGERLTTYRKLHLFDALNVRESDTMRPGDSPPSVVSIRGLRVGVTVCYDLRFPEIFRYLADQEAELVLVLSAWYQGSFKEDHWLTLLRARAIENTFYVAGCNLIGSAFCGRSSVFDPFGVCVASAAEGEDCVVANISITRVQSVRKKLPCLENRRRDVW from the coding sequence ATGGATGGGACACTCACCGTGGCTCTGGCGCAGGTGGAGGGCAGCACCGATCCGGAGCGCAATCTGGAGACGGCGCACCGGTATGCAGAGGTTGCCGTTCAAAGAGGCGCGCATCTTCTTGTGTTTCCCGAGATGTTCATGGGGTTGCCGGGCTCAGGGCGTCCGCCGATGCACTTTGTGCGCCAGATCGGGGCCGAGTTTTTCACGCAGCTCGGCGCCGTCGCCAAGGCATGGGGCATCGCCATGGCGGCCGGAGGATGGGAGGCGTCGCCAGATCCTCAGCTCGCCTACAACACGGCCGTGGTCTTGAGTCCTCACGGGGAAAGGCTCACCACGTACCGAAAACTGCACCTCTTTGACGCTCTAAACGTTCGTGAATCGGACACCATGCGTCCGGGGGATTCACCACCTTCCGTGGTTTCGATCCGCGGGCTGCGAGTGGGCGTGACCGTCTGTTATGATTTAAGGTTTCCGGAAATCTTTCGTTATCTCGCCGACCAAGAGGCCGAGCTGGTGCTGGTTCTTTCCGCGTGGTATCAAGGTTCTTTCAAGGAAGACCATTGGCTGACGCTGCTTCGAGCCCGCGCCATTGAAAACACGTTCTATGTGGCGGGATGCAACCTGATCGGTAGCGCCTTTTGCGGCCGAAGCAGCGTCTTTGACCCCTTTGGGGTGTGCGTGGCTTCGGCCGCTGAAGGGGAGGATTGTGTTGTCGCGAACATTTCGATCACACGGGTTCAATCGGTGCGGAAAAAGCTTCCTTGCCTCGAAAACCGCCGAAGGGATGTGTGGTAA
- a CDS encoding 4Fe-4S dicluster domain-containing protein, producing the protein MKNVARDRYVMICNVDLCLGCAACSVECRRYDGLDEKGSFRMRVHTQETCTFPDVTLEHVRVSSAHCVKAECIKDFPTGATLRAEEGFVFIT; encoded by the coding sequence ATGAAAAACGTCGCTCGAGATCGCTACGTCATGATCTGCAACGTGGATCTTTGTCTCGGCTGTGCTGCCTGCAGTGTGGAGTGCCGCCGTTATGACGGCTTGGACGAAAAGGGAAGTTTTCGCATGCGCGTGCATACCCAGGAAACCTGCACTTTTCCCGACGTAACCTTGGAACACGTGCGGGTATCGAGCGCCCATTGCGTCAAAGCGGAATGCATCAAGGATTTCCCCACGGGAGCCACCCTTCGGGCCGAGGAGGGCTTTGTGTTCATCACGTAG